The Stratiformator vulcanicus genome has a segment encoding these proteins:
- a CDS encoding aminotransferase class V-fold PLP-dependent enzyme encodes MNTVDQEDLFKDFRWKMPVAERWAYFNHAAVAPLPSPTRGAMTEYVNDFCENGTADWPRWRKNVEKVRTLAAEMIGAEPSEIAFIRSTTEGIGLVAEGFPWQPGDNVVVPRSEFPSNLHPWRNLKSRGVEVRIIGDGCEGIDPTEIDAACDARTRIVSCSWVGYLTGWRCDVAALCEIAHQHAALFFLDAIQGLGVLPLDVKDIPIDFLAADGHKWMLGPEGAGVMYVREENLERLRPLLVGWNSVTNAAQFDHDTFDLKPNAGRYEGGTYNMVGAAGLAASLELLSAVGPHRSAKRLREITDLLAEQLRSIGARIASDRSEKHWSGIVAADLPGIDKSIVLGEAADAGIQLSVRGGNLRLSPHIYSTPADSERLVSFLRAQ; translated from the coding sequence TTGAATACTGTTGACCAAGAAGACTTGTTCAAAGACTTTCGCTGGAAGATGCCCGTGGCCGAGCGATGGGCGTATTTCAATCACGCTGCCGTCGCGCCTCTGCCGTCGCCAACGCGGGGGGCGATGACGGAGTACGTCAACGACTTCTGCGAAAATGGGACGGCCGATTGGCCGCGTTGGCGGAAGAACGTCGAAAAGGTCCGGACTCTCGCCGCCGAGATGATTGGCGCGGAGCCGTCAGAAATCGCCTTCATTCGCAGCACGACCGAAGGTATCGGCTTGGTCGCGGAAGGGTTCCCTTGGCAGCCGGGCGATAATGTCGTCGTGCCGCGGTCGGAGTTCCCGAGCAATCTCCACCCGTGGCGAAACCTCAAGAGTCGGGGCGTCGAGGTCCGAATCATCGGCGATGGTTGTGAGGGGATCGATCCCACAGAGATCGACGCCGCCTGCGATGCACGGACTCGGATCGTCAGTTGCAGTTGGGTCGGCTACCTGACCGGCTGGCGTTGTGACGTAGCCGCCCTTTGCGAAATCGCCCATCAGCACGCGGCCCTGTTTTTTCTCGACGCGATTCAGGGGCTCGGGGTTCTGCCACTCGACGTGAAAGACATCCCGATCGACTTTCTCGCCGCCGACGGACACAAGTGGATGCTCGGACCGGAAGGAGCCGGTGTGATGTATGTGCGCGAGGAAAATCTTGAACGTCTCCGTCCTCTACTGGTGGGCTGGAACAGCGTGACGAACGCGGCTCAGTTCGATCACGACACGTTCGACTTGAAGCCAAATGCCGGTCGCTACGAGGGGGGGACCTACAACATGGTTGGCGCGGCAGGGCTTGCTGCGAGTCTCGAGCTGCTGTCGGCGGTCGGGCCTCATCGATCAGCCAAACGGCTCCGCGAGATAACCGATTTGCTCGCCGAGCAGCTACGGAGCATCGGAGCTCGCATCGCGAGCGACCGTTCGGAAAAACATTGGTCCGGCATTGTCGCCGCCGATCTACCGGGGATCGACAAGTCAATCGTTTTGGGAGAGGCTGCCGACGCCGGTATTCAGCTCAGCGTCCGCGGCGGAAACCTTCGCTTGAGCCCACATATCTACAGCACGCCGGCAGACTCCGAGCGTCTCGTCAGTTTTCTCAGAGCGCAATAA
- a CDS encoding DUF1559 domain-containing protein, whose translation MNRHHGRARRARAFTLIELLVVIAIIAILIALLLPAVQQAREAARRSSCKNNLKQIGLAMHNYHDVHNAFPPGIVAEEGSIQYRGGGAAAGMRACANVLILPFLEETALYEQYDFNVEPRDVAALILAAGAPNTFICPSDPIPNRVIPGYTSWGYASSHPLRTAPRGFMESRNNYSDDRNVALAWVSYALNSGRKLLDDPAGGSYDRDDYYSNVDLRVLPAAAGSRSLAGPFSVNSRTRFRDMTDGSSNTLLLGEATFNDLPNHDESSCGESSNCGRSRMNPFFHGSDAAVMRSTEFPPQSSIFDCTQRLGLHEYECGRLFAGPHVGGIQVVLGDGSTHFVSENISLAVWQNLGSMGDGIPVTTF comes from the coding sequence ATGAACCGTCACCACGGTCGCGCTCGGCGTGCGCGCGCATTTACGCTGATCGAACTTCTCGTCGTGATTGCGATTATCGCAATTTTGATAGCCCTACTGCTGCCTGCAGTGCAGCAGGCTCGCGAGGCGGCGCGGCGTAGCTCGTGTAAGAACAACCTGAAGCAGATCGGGTTGGCAATGCACAATTATCACGACGTCCACAATGCATTTCCGCCCGGTATCGTCGCGGAGGAGGGAAGCATCCAATATCGAGGCGGAGGAGCAGCCGCCGGAATGAGGGCTTGTGCGAACGTCTTAATTCTTCCATTTCTAGAGGAGACGGCCCTCTATGAGCAGTACGACTTCAACGTTGAGCCCCGCGATGTCGCGGCGCTAATTCTTGCCGCGGGCGCTCCAAATACCTTTATTTGCCCGTCCGATCCGATCCCGAATCGGGTTATCCCCGGCTACACGTCGTGGGGCTACGCCAGCAGTCATCCGTTGCGAACTGCTCCACGAGGCTTTATGGAAAGTCGCAACAATTACAGTGACGATCGAAACGTCGCTTTAGCATGGGTCAGCTATGCTCTGAATTCCGGCCGAAAGTTACTCGATGATCCTGCCGGCGGAAGCTATGACCGCGACGATTATTATTCGAACGTCGACTTAAGAGTGCTTCCGGCCGCTGCCGGGTCGAGATCGCTCGCGGGTCCCTTCTCAGTTAATAGTCGGACACGCTTTCGTGATATGACCGATGGTTCTTCTAACACTCTGCTCTTGGGTGAGGCCACATTTAACGATTTGCCGAACCATGACGAATCCAGTTGCGGTGAAAGCTCGAACTGCGGTCGCTCAAGAATGAATCCCTTCTTTCACGGCTCGGATGCGGCCGTCATGCGTTCGACCGAGTTTCCACCTCAGTCCAGTATTTTCGACTGTACTCAGCGTTTAGGGCTACACGAGTATGAATGCGGTCGTCTGTTTGCCGGCCCGCACGTCGGCGGAATTCAAGTCGTACTCGGCGATGGATCGACCCACTTCGTTAGTGAGAATATTTCCCTGGCGGTTTGGCAGAACCTCGGCTCCATGGGCGACGGTATCCCCGTGACAACATTCTAA
- a CDS encoding DUF1559 domain-containing protein, which produces MKSKGFTLIELLVVIAIIAILIALLLPAVQQAREAARRSTCKNNLKQIGLALHNYLDTANEFPAAVYPSEGPNSALGNQEAYWAWGTMILPYMEQATLYQTLNASNASAEVALQTHGSPNADPTMVTQSRIGSLVCPSDSGPALAVETQRRMYGQAWTSFLGHDAVLSKTNYLASQGTGTRVPNGTDFGDGFMQNRFGVNVEDVVDGLSNTIAIGERAWDSPKGANGFGGVIFTVAKNNATEDASGVVGAGLNPRVSGDAQDGFSSFHVGGVQFVMGDGSVHFISENISQGVLNNLADRSDGTPIGEF; this is translated from the coding sequence ATGAAGTCCAAAGGATTCACGCTCATTGAATTATTGGTGGTTATCGCCATCATCGCCATTTTGATTGCCCTGCTACTTCCGGCAGTGCAACAGGCACGTGAGGCGGCCCGCCGCAGTACTTGCAAAAACAATTTGAAGCAGATCGGTCTCGCTCTTCACAATTACCTCGATACCGCCAACGAATTTCCGGCCGCGGTTTACCCTTCGGAGGGTCCAAATTCCGCGTTGGGAAATCAAGAGGCTTATTGGGCTTGGGGTACGATGATTTTGCCCTACATGGAGCAGGCCACGCTCTATCAAACCCTCAATGCTTCCAACGCGAGCGCGGAAGTGGCGCTCCAGACGCACGGCTCACCCAACGCTGATCCGACGATGGTGACGCAGTCGAGAATCGGCTCGCTCGTCTGTCCGTCCGACTCCGGTCCCGCGCTCGCCGTTGAAACGCAGCGCCGGATGTATGGACAGGCTTGGACAAGCTTTCTCGGTCACGATGCCGTTCTCTCGAAGACCAATTATCTTGCTTCGCAAGGCACGGGCACGCGGGTGCCGAATGGAACAGACTTTGGCGATGGATTTATGCAAAATCGATTTGGCGTCAACGTCGAAGACGTCGTCGACGGGTTAAGCAATACGATCGCCATCGGCGAGCGCGCGTGGGATTCACCGAAAGGGGCGAACGGCTTTGGGGGCGTGATCTTTACAGTCGCGAAAAATAACGCGACGGAGGATGCCAGCGGCGTCGTCGGAGCGGGACTGAACCCCCGAGTCAGTGGAGATGCCCAAGACGGATTCAGCAGCTTCCATGTCGGTGGCGTGCAGTTCGTGATGGGAGACGGTTCGGTCCACTTCATCAGCGAGAATATCTCGCAAGGTGTTCTTAATAATCTCGCCGATCGATCTGACGGAACTCCAATCGGTGAATTCTAA